The genomic interval CTGGCGTTCAGAGTGACATTCGCTACGTTGTTCAAAAAGACCCGAGTGAAATCCTTCGCTAGCTGATCGTAATCTTCGAATTGATCCCTTACGGAATCAAGAAGTGGGGATGAAGGTCTCATGTGACCTATAGGTCTCCAAGAGCCACGTctgaaaagggaagaaaagtaaaTGTAATTTTCGTCTATAAAATCGAGTCAATTATGGCTGAAATAAGCCTGCGGCTTTCGAGAGCGATGGGAATAAAATTTGCATATATTTACCTGTAGGGCTTAGGGATTTGCCCGGTTTCTGCGTGATTTGCCAAATTGGCGACTATGTCCTCGAGCATTTGACTCCTCGTTCTTTCTTGCATTCTCGCAAATTTTGGTGCAGAGTAACTCGCTCTCTCCCCATTCACTATCTTAGTCAAAATCCATTCACGGAACATGGGGCCTGTCAAAATGCCAGACATTCAATCAGTACCACATTCAAATTGTACGTGtgatgtatcgaaaaattcttcaccgaataaaacgaataactcgtaaaaaatgaacaacttGTCtacctttttcaaaaatgctcTGTTCCCACAGGTACGGTTTGTAGGCGCCGACCTCGTCCCTCGTGACAACAGATACCTCGTATcgagtgatttttctttttattcttggaCTCACTCGAACCAAGATAAAAGTGTGAAGAAAATGCGATTTGATGCATGCTGGACTGAAGCTGGTGTTATCTGCTTCTAGAAATACCACGCAAACGATGTCGTTGCCAATGTGTCGCTTTCTCTGAAGCTGTGAACGAAATTCAACAAATGTTAAGTCTACGACTTTCCCTGTTAGGTAATATtagagaataataaattctaCGTAGTTAACGAAAATCACATTACGTCTTACCTTTTGAGTATCGTGCTTTTCGTAAGGGAGCAGTGTCGATACGTGAAACATGATTTCGATTCCCCTCCAGTTGGTGTAAACGGAATACAGTCCCGTAAGGTCATGGACGGTATCCAGACCACCTTTGTATTTGTCAAAACCCTTGAGTCTGACTTTGTCGCCAAGAATTTGGAGGAATTCCTCGAATGAAAAGGAGTTGTCGTTGTTGTCAAGAATCTCCTCTTCGCTGTACTGTTCCTCCTGAACATAAATTACCCCAACTTTGAGTTCGGACTTGATAAAAACCTGATCGAGCTTCAAAAGTTCTTCAGGGGTGTCCGGTAGCTGGCCCAAAGTCAACGGGGGATTGATGTTCACTTCTTTCCCCAAACTACGTACAACTTCTTCGCGATTGTATCGATCAGCGAATACGCAACTTGCGGGTATCAAACCGTGAACAGTATAGCTTATAGCTCTGACCAAAATCCTGAATTGATCTCGACCATTAATTGTCTCTTGTTTGATGCTCAAAATCACCGGACCTAAGTCTTCATCATTAGTAAAATAGTTCCAATGTTCAGAACCATAGAAGTACTTTTCGTACGTTTCCTGTTCAACGGACGTCAACTCGaaaccttgatttttttcccactgTTCTTCGATAGCAGTTTTTTTACGTGGTGCATCGTCCGACtctatttcgttttcttcgaaTAGGCAAAAATCCTGCCTTTGTTGCCGCGACGTCGTTTCTGCTTGTTCCTCTGTTTGTTCTGGGTCTGTAGCTTCTCTGTCGCTTTCGCTCTCGTCCCAAATCGTATCCGACGCGATCTTCTGGCGAGAACATTCGATCCAGTATCCAGGAGTAGGGATTAAATTGTGAGGAAATTCTTCGCAAAATTCATCTGAAAATACACCATCAATTAccatgaagaaaagaaaaaacaaaaaacaaggtaaaaattttcccgatATGACTTttaaatatgtatgaaaagTTCTAGTTATGtcttcaaaatattttatcattgttaCAAAGACATTTTGAAACAATAAAGTCCTCAGCATAGTGAGGGACGATAAATCCTTGATCCAGCGATGCGAATATACCACAGTCGATTCACTGTAAGGTAGAACACCAAGCTGCTTAACAGACAGGGCTTGGTATTCGAACTTAGAGTGAGCCGCTCGCAGCTGACACCTTCGATTCTTCCTCGCATTGACTTATTCCGCTAGTAACAATAACCCTTTGGGTACATTTGACGGCTGACACTCGTCATTTACAGTTTTTGTCGTAGATATGAATATCTCAATGAATGGGTACCCGAAGAGTTGAACCCCGTGGCGTAACCGTCATGCCTGAAAAAACGCTCTGAACTTTTTCAGTACACGCAATAAACTGATCATGCGAGATATAGAAACAAAGACATATCGAAAAACTAATGTCAAATCttcataaatattaaaaatgtgTTTAACAAGAACGCCAgtggaaatttcaaaagacCATCCGGCGGAAAATTTGAACCAGCGCGTCTGACTCGACGCTGTGTACTCCTACTAGCGCGTCTGACTCGACGCGGGGTACTTCCACTGGCGCGTCTGACTCGACGCGGTGTACTTCCACTGGCGCGTCTAACTTGACGCTGTGTACTCCTACTAGCGCGTCTGACTCGACACGGTATACTTCCACTGGCGCGTCTGACTCGACGCTGTGTACTCCTACTAGCGCGTCTGACTCGACGCTGTGTACTCCTACTAGCGCGTCTGACTCGACGCGGTGTACTTCCACTGGCGCGTCTGACTCGACGCGGTGTACTTCCACTGGCGCGTCTAACTTGACGCTGTGTACTCCTACTAGCGCGTCCGACTCGACGCGGTGTACTTCCACTGGCGCGCCTGACTCGACGCGGTGTATAACTACTTGAATGTCTGACACGGTAACCTGAACTTCTACTGAAATCTGGTCGTTCTGACTCGACGCGGTGAGGGTTTTACGATTACGACTGTTTGCGGTTGGGCcaaatcatatatatatatatacattgcaTGTTTAAACTCTGGTTTTATGATTCATTATCACCTGAGGTGGGATGAATAATCGATGTCGACCTTTTCCCATCTGCTGACGTGACTAAAAGctatcgaaattattttacattcataAATCGGTCGAAGCACaagttaaaatatttttttcgctcggtgTAGACTGCTGGCTTTGAATACATCAAAGAAATGCATCGcgtgatagaaaaattatttgcataCACATGATATTCATATTATGAGAAATATTACTGACCAGAACAAGCTTGCGGCGGTAACGGGAATATGAGGGTAGTCGATGATTTTCGTCGAGCTACGGCACAGCCTAGACTCTGAGGCTTGAAGCTACGAAGTTGTTGCATGAAATCTGAACACTCCATCAGAGCGACGTCCGCAAAGTGCAGGTCACACAGAATGTGGTTCTTGaacctgaaattattttattgatcaCGTCGCGGagacaaaaagagaaagaagaaaagagtgaaatgaatgaatgctgCCCGATTTGAAATTCCATACACCGAATGTGCTACAACCATACGAAGAAATTCGTAAGCCATCAACAACAGACCACACGTGTTGAAGGGACTCGAGTGATGAAGTGTCTCGACGATCAAGTATAATATAGCCCTGTCAGACGTAGGGAGTAGTTCGCATTTAATATTCACGTATTATTGTCGTACGGAAAGCTCCCGTAAAGCAGCCCCAtttcatgtatatgtatatgtgcgcaaatatatgaaatataccCAGAGGtaataatgaaataagatTCCAACTGATCTCGTAAtacgaaacagaaaatttttactatCGCCATATACGGATTTAAGTTATTGTATATAAAGGGTGTTTTGCGTATTCTCGGCAACTCTGCAGATTCTACTTGAGTCGGTTAAATGGTTAATTAGAAAGGCTCGCATGCGAGTGTTTGCctatgtttatttattatagtTATTCCGTGTACATCGGATACGAAAGAATGCGTATTCTCCGATTGGTAGTCTCACCTGCGTGCGCGCTTCTGATTCGGTCCTGTGAGATTGAGGCCGCAACTGTTGCATCTCAGGCACTCCTCGTGGTAATGGTTGTTGTCATAAAGTGGCGAAGGTtcttcaaattgaaaataatcgtgaAAGATCGTCGGACGATAATACAcacactttgaaaatatttacggAATTCTAACAATAAAGAATATGGGTGTGGCATCAGGATCACAATGGAAATTCCTGCATGCGGCGCAGGAAGAGGGGTGGAGGAATTTGCCAACAAAGCGTAGGATTTCATTCGGAATAATATTTCAGTGTTAGGCAGCTGATTAAATTTTCCGGTTCTCCCGtcgaaaatatgagaaatatAATTCGGCCCTTAATAttcatacacacgtatgtacaaataacgtatcttctcctctttttcgtttatatgtacaaataataTCCACCCTTACACTGACGATGAATTTACGTAACATTTACCAAATCGCGTCACTTTTACCTACATTTGCGGTTCATTTTCGAttccatagttttttttttttttttaatcactaCACCTTTTTCGAAACTTCATTAACCAGAATTAATTGGGATAATTAAGTTGAGTATCTGGATTAATTCACACTTAACAGAGATTAAAACTATTGCGAAACGTTCGCGCTTACTGCAACTTCAGCTTTCGCCCTGCTCGGGACGAGTTTATTTTGTCTTTCCGCATCCACAAGTGGTTGTCTATGGACAGATATaagaattttcatctcgtttctcTCACCGGTTTAGGTGAGCTGCGCGAGGATGGTACTGAGCGGGAAAGGGGAGAATGAGACCGCAAGAAAACAATCAACGCGGCTATCGACGATCCTCTGATCAAAACGCTGACTGATATCCACGTTTTActgacgaaaacaaaaaaacaacagctTTCGAGTTATAAAATATTCGGAAGGGCAACACCCATCGCATGgctgatgaaaaatcgaagcgcTTGTTCTAGGTGTGAATCTTATTAAATCATTATAACCATCTACGAATGTCGTGACAACGGTcacttttaattaattaacgatccTCTTTAGTTTTCACCCCTTCTGAAACAATTACCAAATAAACGACAATGCAGTGCTCCGATGTAATTTTCCCGTAGCGCACCctgttttttattccgttgtTTTCTTCTGTggtctttttagtttttttttcgtgattaaaaacaaaattctatGTTTTGAAGGATTCGGTATTAATTTTCCCACACATCAGACACAGCTTTGAAATGATATTAGATCACACTTTGACactgtaattttttctaaagTCATTCATTCACTGCCACTCTCTTTATGTAACagtgtgatgattttttatttgctattttccaaacattgtttttttcttaaacaTATCTCTCGAGATTCACGATTCAACTTTTCGTTGAATTGACACCGTATAGTAATCAATTCCTCGTAGGATTtagatcaattaattattagtcGATTTAATGACACTTGGTTTAATAACTTACGATAAGATGACACTTGAATTGGGATAAATTCTCTCAGTATTTTTATCAGCGTTGTACACGatattgttagtttttttcatttctatttgtCGACAGACTTATCTACTCACGGCTGATTCTGTTGTCAGCTATCGACTGGAATGCACCCTGTTATAATCTAAGGGAACTATAAAGAGGGTAGCGCTTGCGTGATGTAAACCGTTATCAAAACTACCCTCCGTTGCGCCTGCACGAAAAGACTACGTCTTATTGGATCTCAATGAGTGAAGAGGATCATGGGATCTTAgcgttgaaattcaaattatgaATATCAAAATCTTCGGGTTACGTGCAGTAAATCGAATGAACGATAAATTCAGGGATTTACAAAACGGGAACGGCGAACTATGCATAAAGTTGCGAtttgtattataaaaaaattgaacgttcatttttcttcctcgaaaCAGCTGCAGATTTTTGAACTTCGGTATTTACTTGATAAACTCACCAGTCTGCGTACTGCTGTCGAAAAATGTACTCGTCGTTTCAACGGTCATCGTGGCAAATGTCCCGTCTGTAATTTGTGCGGAACTGTCCCTCCGGCCTCTGTATCTTTGAACCTGTAACTCATAGAAAAcatcgttgaatattttcaaactttaacgtgttcgtctttttttgaaaacatgAACCCACGGTGTCGTCACTCTGCGAACTTTGTCTTCTGAAATTTCTGCAACGTATCATTTCCTCAGTTGTACTCTGCCGCCGGAAACCCCTCGCGATTAAAATTTCCTCCGTTGTTGACTGTCTTCTGATAACAGGCGCGTGCTGAATCGTTGTCGGACCTCGGGCACAAGGGCTGGGATCCCGGGAAGAACAGGATGAGCTGTCGGATGACCTGAGAACGACGCAAGATCAACAGGTGAATAATATCCGGTACCGCTACAGGTTCTAGGAAACGGTTTATTTTGGCCAGTTAACGCTGACGAAAAATTACCTGGTTGGTCGACCGCAAGCGATTGACGTCGACTGTCGTCTGAGCCTCGCTTTCCTTTGCCGAATTGGACTGATGTCTCTTTTATCGGTTGCGTTTCTGTCCGGACTCAAATGGCTCTTTGAGTCACGTCTTCTGGGGTAAGAAGCAGAGTCAGGACTCAGCGAATCTCGCCGAGCTTTGCGTCCttgaaacaaacaaacaaaagctTCCAGGTTACAATGCGTTCTGGATAAAAATTTGGAGTTAATATTCAGTCGATTGATCCGTCCCTACCTCCATCGTCGGGATCTGGAGAAAGTGTCGGTTGACTTCCACGTCGACCAGGGGGTGGAAGCGATTCGTCGATAGCGGCTGCCTGTCGCGTGAGCCTCGCCAATTTACTCGGCGACGATTCTTTACCTTTGTAATAGCACTGGAATATTCAACATCGATAATGAAAAGTCGTACAATTAGATCTCAGATTAAATTTGTTTTCCTGGAATTTCCCATTTACCTGCGTCGTAGAGTCTCTTCTGGTGGTCAGTAGAGGGTGAGTCGGTACGTTGTTTAGATTTGGCGTTCCTACAGGACTCGAGCTACCTGAGGCTGACATTCCTGGCAACGGGAGGCTGCTTCCGGTCATCGGGGATACTATGGGGGGCGTTACGGATGACATAACGATCGTTGGAGGATTCATTGTCGGGTCTAAATTCAATAGTTTCCCGCTGTCAGTTCCAGTTGACTTCATCTCAACGTGTAACGTAGTGGTTGGCGTCTTCGGGTCCGACTTCACTTCCAAAGTTGCAGAACAGgacttctcgtttttttcagcCTGAAGTCTTTGCGCTTCTAAATGTTCCCTGAATCAGCGATTCAACGGACATTATTCAATAGATCTCGAAGACAATGTAGATaggtgagaattttccgacaagaatgttattaataaaaaagttACCTGACTGCGCAACTAGCCGCGCTATCAGTGCTCGACGCACTCGGCCTCTGGTCACTCCGGTAGTATTTAGTTGGCGTGACGCCTCCACCCTCTTGAGATTGTTGGGATTGCCTGCGTCTGTGATGCCGACAATTGTGTTTCCGTTCGCCAGGGCTTACCGATTGTCCACCAGCGACGGAATCCCTTCTCGATTTCGCGCTCTCCCCGGATCCGcgtcttgaattttttacggACTCTCCCGACCCTATGAAAACATTTGAGAACACGCCTGTGGTTAGTCTGGCTTCGTAGAAAATATTGGCGCCCatgtacaaaaattttatttcccgaCAAGTCTTATTTCTGCAGAATACAAGATAGATGGACAG from Athalia rosae chromosome 1, iyAthRosa1.1, whole genome shotgun sequence carries:
- the LOC105686988 gene encoding uncharacterized protein LOC105686988 isoform X2, whose protein sequence is MEVPDPIPNLVTKIQKLWTMTAICFVCNLPILSHQVGLIWQGGNGWDDLVREQVEESTLKQRLGAGRRDSAAQITSISPPNEIQDSSPPNQRRRRSSLAQLTDILREWGGTSNKSGKGSKLYRRETLADIAKSLPWSRQQTTDASHLASLRKRRESSADSGIRSQVSSKSRRDSAISEFKNDIARLWSKKDAQQQPSAPPTVISPTTRRGSGESVKNSRRGSGESAKSRRDSVAGGQSVSPGERKHNCRHHRRRQSQQSQEGGGVTPTKYYRSDQRPSASSTDSAASCAVREHLEAQRLQAEKNEKSCSATLEVKSDPKTPTTTLHVEMKSTGTDSGKLLNLDPTMNPPTIVMSSVTPPIVSPMTGSSLPLPGMSASGSSSPVGTPNLNNVPTHPLLTTRRDSTTQCYYKGKESSPSKLARLTRQAAAIDESLPPPGRRGSQPTLSPDPDDGGRKARRDSLSPDSASYPRRRDSKSHLSPDRNATDKRDISPIRQRKARLRRQSTSIACGRPTRSSDSSSCSSRDPSPCARGPTTIQHAPVIRRQSTTEEILIARGFRRQSTTEEMIRCRNFRRQSSQSDDTVQRYRGRRDSSAQITDGTFATMTVETTSTFFDSSTQTEPSPLYDNNHYHEECLRCNSCGLNLTGPNQKRARRFKNHILCDLHFADVALMECSDFMQQLRSFKPQSLGCAVARRKSSTTLIFPLPPQACSDEFCEEFPHNLIPTPGYWIECSRQKIASDTIWDESESDREATDPEQTEEQAETTSRQQRQDFCLFEENEIESDDAPRKKTAIEEQWEKNQGFELTSVEQETYEKYFYGSEHWNYFTNDEDLGPVILSIKQETINGRDQFRILVRAISYTVHGLIPASCVFADRYNREEVVRSLGKEVNINPPLTLGQLPDTPEELLKLDQVFIKSELKVGVIYVQEEQYSEEEILDNNDNSFSFEEFLQILGDKVRLKGFDKYKGGLDTVHDLTGLYSVYTNWRGIEIMFHVSTLLPYEKHDTQKLQRKRHIGNDIVCVVFLEADNTSFSPACIKSHFLHTFILVRVSPRIKRKITRYEVSVVTRDEVGAYKPYLWEQSIFEKGPMFREWILTKIVNGERASYSAPKFARMQERTRSQMLEDIVANLANHAETGQIPKPYRRGSWRPIGHMRPSSPLLDSVRDQFEDYDQLAKDFTRVFLNNVANVTLNASLFDVSFLVPGQQKQKVRFIGVRAILGVRSRVFQEMLYGIQTGFGSPQVPVAELLARPVPTLLSPQKPKSSNFLQVPDIESPRPKSVPSSPMVKRAFSRLGTITAGWGRSIRKHGSGNNTLQTEDRKRWSSSQDCSNKEGKDKDRGAQSLAVPRLSVCADAQKVDRAKLAQTEFDIIEFDPETFRTLLDYLHTGSCPLTCSNIPGLICAAEHYDLPELLQACFHHAKQFLRIDIVCVMLCALENYYWRYTSASELVNMILAFVETRAYQLFQNPDFLTLSESMVQMIMCRGLEVVEIKKFEAMLGWAKHRIKTKSSKLDAKLEFKCIMERLSRDLKLYRITPQELIRIVLPSKAIKNERILETLMFQANSGIYRNVDSYLEAYQKRVQNQESFDCGL
- the LOC105686988 gene encoding uncharacterized protein LOC105686988 isoform X1, whose amino-acid sequence is MKQKLTGRPGPCHAMSLPSPRLRHYRTMTAICFVCNLPILSHQVGLIWQGGNGWDDLVREQVEESTLKQRLGAGRRDSAAQITSISPPNEIQDSSPPNQRRRRSSLAQLTDILREWGGTSNKSGKGSKLYRRETLADIAKSLPWSRQQTTDASHLASLRKRRESSADSGIRSQVSSKSRRDSAISEFKNDIARLWSKKDAQQQPSAPPTVISPTTRRGSGESVKNSRRGSGESAKSRRDSVAGGQSVSPGERKHNCRHHRRRQSQQSQEGGGVTPTKYYRSDQRPSASSTDSAASCAVREHLEAQRLQAEKNEKSCSATLEVKSDPKTPTTTLHVEMKSTGTDSGKLLNLDPTMNPPTIVMSSVTPPIVSPMTGSSLPLPGMSASGSSSPVGTPNLNNVPTHPLLTTRRDSTTQCYYKGKESSPSKLARLTRQAAAIDESLPPPGRRGSQPTLSPDPDDGGRKARRDSLSPDSASYPRRRDSKSHLSPDRNATDKRDISPIRQRKARLRRQSTSIACGRPTRSSDSSSCSSRDPSPCARGPTTIQHAPVIRRQSTTEEILIARGFRRQSTTEEMIRCRNFRRQSSQSDDTVQRYRGRRDSSAQITDGTFATMTVETTSTFFDSSTQTEPSPLYDNNHYHEECLRCNSCGLNLTGPNQKRARRFKNHILCDLHFADVALMECSDFMQQLRSFKPQSLGCAVARRKSSTTLIFPLPPQACSDEFCEEFPHNLIPTPGYWIECSRQKIASDTIWDESESDREATDPEQTEEQAETTSRQQRQDFCLFEENEIESDDAPRKKTAIEEQWEKNQGFELTSVEQETYEKYFYGSEHWNYFTNDEDLGPVILSIKQETINGRDQFRILVRAISYTVHGLIPASCVFADRYNREEVVRSLGKEVNINPPLTLGQLPDTPEELLKLDQVFIKSELKVGVIYVQEEQYSEEEILDNNDNSFSFEEFLQILGDKVRLKGFDKYKGGLDTVHDLTGLYSVYTNWRGIEIMFHVSTLLPYEKHDTQKLQRKRHIGNDIVCVVFLEADNTSFSPACIKSHFLHTFILVRVSPRIKRKITRYEVSVVTRDEVGAYKPYLWEQSIFEKGPMFREWILTKIVNGERASYSAPKFARMQERTRSQMLEDIVANLANHAETGQIPKPYRRGSWRPIGHMRPSSPLLDSVRDQFEDYDQLAKDFTRVFLNNVANVTLNASLFDVSFLVPGQQKQKVRFIGVRAILGVRSRVFQEMLYGIQTGFGSPQVPVAELLARPVPTLLSPQKPKSSNFLQVPDIESPRPKSVPSSPMVKRAFSRLGTITAGWGRSIRKHGSGNNTLQTEDRKRWSSSQDCSNKEGKDKDRGAQSLAVPRLSVCADAQKVDRAKLAQTEFDIIEFDPETFRTLLDYLHTGSCPLTCSNIPGLICAAEHYDLPELLQACFHHAKQFLRIDIVCVMLCALENYYWRYTSASELVNMILAFVETRAYQLFQNPDFLTLSESMVQMIMCRGLEVVEIKKFEAMLGWAKHRIKTKSSKLDAKLEFKCIMERLSRDLKLYRITPQELIRIVLPSKAIKNERILETLMFQANSGIYRNVDSYLEAYQKRVQNQESFDCGL